In Kineococcus rhizosphaerae, the genomic stretch TCCGACGTGCAGGTGCACGACGTGGAGGGCTCGCCCCGCGTCACGTACACCGGCGCCGACGGCGGCGCGCACGAGGTCAGCGCGGAGATCGTCGTGGGCGCCGACGGGTCGCGCAGCGCTTGCCGCAACCTCGTCGCCGACCACCGCAGGTTCACCCGCGAGTACCCCTTCGCGTGGTTCGGCATCCTGTGCGAGGCGCCCAAGAGCGCCCCCGAACTGATCTACGCCCGGTCCGAGCGCGGGTTCGCCCTCATCAGCCAGCGCACCGAGTCGGTGCAGCGCATGTACTTCCAGTGCGACCCGACCGAGGACCCGGGCTCCTGGTCCGAGGACCGCATCTGGGACGAGCTGCAGACCCGGCTCGCCGGCGAGGACGGTTTCTCCCTGCAGGAGGGCCCCGTCATCGACCGGTCCGTCCTGCCGTTCCGCAGCTTCGTCCAGACCCCGATGCGCCACGGCCGCCTCGTCCTGGCCGGCGACGCCGCGCACACGGTCCCCCCGACCGGGGCCAAGGGGCTCAACCTCGCCCTGGCCGACGTGCGGGTCCTGGCCGAGGTCGTGGAACGGGCGCTGGAGAAGAAGGACCTCGACGTCCTCGACGAGTACACCGACCGGGCGCTGGCGCGGGTCTGGAAGGCCCAGCACTTCTCGTACTGGATGACGACGATGCTGCACCGGGCCCCCGGCGCGTCGGACTTCGACGAGCTGCGCCAGCTCGGGGAACTGAACTCCCTGGTCTCCTCCGAGGCCGGGTCCACCTACCTCGCGGAGGGGTACACGGGATGGCCGACACGATGACGAGCACCCACGACGAGAGCACGGGACTGGAACGGCAGGCCGTCCTGTCCGCGGAGATGCACGAGATCTCCCAGAAGTGGGCGGTGACGTCCGAGCCCGAGCACCAGCCCCGCCGGGACTACCCGCCGTACCGCTCGACGCTCCTGCGCCACCCCACCAAGGACCTGCAGCAGGTCGACCCCGAGGGCGTCGAGCTGTGGGCCCCCGCGTTCGGGCAGCGCGACGTCGACCCCCTGGAGTCGGACCTGACGATCCAGCGCGGCGGTGAACCCCTCGGCGAGCGGATGGTCGTCACCGGCCGGGTGCTCGACGGCGAGGGGCGCCCCGTGCGCCACCAGCTGGTGGAGATCTGGCAGGCCAACGCCGGCGGCCGCTACGTCCACCAGCGCGACCAGCACCCCGCGCCGCTGGACCCGAACTTCACGGGCATGGGCCGGACCCTCACCGACGCCGACGGCACGTACCGGTTCACGACGATCAAACCCGGGCCCTACCCGTGGCGGAACCACCACACGGCCTGGCGGCCGGCGCACATCCACTTCTCGCTGTTCGGCACCGACTTCACCCAGCGCCTCGTCACGCAGATGTACTTCCCCGGGGACCCGCTGTTCGCGCTGGACCCGATCTACCAGTCCGTCGTCGACCCGGCCGCGCGCGAACGCCTCGTCGCGGCCTACGACCACGACGTCACCACCCACGAGTGGGCCACCGGGTACCGCT encodes the following:
- a CDS encoding 4-hydroxybenzoate 3-monooxygenase, with translation MTRTSTRVVVVGGGPAGLMASHLLHRAGIDTVVLDRRSVHEIETTHRAGILERDSVRLLTETGVYSGEGTERVLTEGDRHGGIFLRFGGRSHHVDFERLVGASVWLYPQTEVFSDLHRARTRDGGDLRYEVSDVQVHDVEGSPRVTYTGADGGAHEVSAEIVVGADGSRSACRNLVADHRRFTREYPFAWFGILCEAPKSAPELIYARSERGFALISQRTESVQRMYFQCDPTEDPGSWSEDRIWDELQTRLAGEDGFSLQEGPVIDRSVLPFRSFVQTPMRHGRLVLAGDAAHTVPPTGAKGLNLALADVRVLAEVVERALEKKDLDVLDEYTDRALARVWKAQHFSYWMTTMLHRAPGASDFDELRQLGELNSLVSSEAGSTYLAEGYTGWPTR
- the pcaH gene encoding protocatechuate 3,4-dioxygenase subunit beta; translated protein: MADTMTSTHDESTGLERQAVLSAEMHEISQKWAVTSEPEHQPRRDYPPYRSTLLRHPTKDLQQVDPEGVELWAPAFGQRDVDPLESDLTIQRGGEPLGERMVVTGRVLDGEGRPVRHQLVEIWQANAGGRYVHQRDQHPAPLDPNFTGMGRTLTDADGTYRFTTIKPGPYPWRNHHTAWRPAHIHFSLFGTDFTQRLVTQMYFPGDPLFALDPIYQSVVDPAARERLVAAYDHDVTTHEWATGYRWDIVLTGSHRTPTEDDTEGAL